A region from the Tahibacter amnicola genome encodes:
- a CDS encoding sensor histidine kinase, translating into MNPVSDAVDDESSYWLPVLAGLPVVLCLLVMALPVIGKGSAALYRMGYVLAYVAWAFPLTVLQRQLWRRGMAGWKTGAVMLAATYIASVITCVAMVFGSVALGWRALESVSWSRSLLGVESIWLALVAFSAIHAVVRHYDALRVEQARRLQWSALARDAQLRALRYQIQPHFLFNTLNAISALVDEGRRREARGMLARLADYLRALLDSPQTHEIPLAEEIALTEAYLDIERARLGERLQYRWHVGANLMGARVPALLLQPLVENAVRHGISRRTAPGTLDIHVNRDGQELLIRVSNDVADHAGDDSFVRDDAVGLRNVRERLIQLHPTSHSFSAGLSDDGRYEVRMAMPLRFDVGTTLEGTPA; encoded by the coding sequence ATGAATCCGGTTTCCGACGCGGTTGACGACGAATCGTCCTATTGGTTGCCCGTACTGGCGGGGCTGCCGGTGGTGCTGTGCCTGTTGGTGATGGCCTTGCCGGTGATCGGCAAGGGTTCGGCGGCGCTGTATCGCATGGGCTATGTCCTGGCCTACGTGGCCTGGGCCTTTCCATTGACCGTTCTGCAGCGACAGCTGTGGCGGCGCGGCATGGCCGGCTGGAAAACCGGTGCGGTGATGCTGGCGGCGACCTATATCGCATCGGTGATTACCTGCGTGGCCATGGTATTTGGTTCCGTGGCACTGGGCTGGCGCGCGCTGGAATCGGTCAGCTGGTCACGCAGCCTGCTGGGCGTCGAGAGCATCTGGCTGGCCCTGGTGGCATTCAGTGCTATCCATGCGGTAGTGCGTCACTACGACGCCCTGCGCGTGGAGCAGGCGCGGCGATTACAATGGTCGGCATTGGCGCGCGATGCGCAGCTGCGCGCCCTGCGTTACCAGATCCAGCCGCATTTCCTGTTCAACACGCTCAACGCCATTTCCGCGCTGGTCGACGAAGGCCGCAGGCGCGAGGCGCGCGGCATGCTGGCGCGCCTGGCCGATTACCTGCGCGCCCTGCTCGACAGCCCGCAGACGCACGAGATTCCGCTCGCCGAGGAAATCGCCCTGACCGAGGCCTACCTGGACATCGAGCGGGCGCGGCTAGGTGAGCGCCTGCAGTACCGCTGGCATGTGGGAGCGAATCTCATGGGCGCTCGTGTGCCGGCGTTGCTGTTGCAGCCGCTCGTGGAGAACGCCGTTCGGCATGGAATTTCGCGTCGTACCGCGCCAGGGACGCTCGATATCCACGTGAACCGCGATGGCCAGGAGCTGTTGATCCGTGTCAGCAATGACGTCGCCGATCACGCGGGCGACGACAGCTTCGTGCGCGATGACGCGGTGGGGCTGCGCAACGTGCGGGAGCGCCTGATCCAGCTGCATCCGACGTCGCATTCATTCTCTGCGGGCCTGTCGGATGACGGCCGATACGAAGTGCGGATGGCCATGCCGCTGCGTTTCGATGTGGGCACCACGCTCGAGGGAACGCCCGCATGA
- a CDS encoding nuclear transport factor 2 family protein: MNTITFLAVLGLATAPIKGPVVVENARTEEGIRPVIEAFRASIQQKDKARFLALFAPGTVVWQSVRGDDSLRHVRQTQPGAAKLALNPGNSPQSFIDKIVESPARIDEVFRDVRIDTDGDIASVTFDFSFQRDGVEINRGREAWQLVHTDAGWRIIAVIWSTQLPAGPAGS, translated from the coding sequence ATGAACACGATTACTTTCCTTGCGGTTCTTGGATTGGCCACGGCGCCCATCAAGGGCCCCGTGGTTGTCGAGAACGCGCGTACGGAGGAGGGAATCCGGCCAGTGATCGAGGCGTTTCGCGCGTCGATCCAGCAAAAGGACAAGGCGCGTTTTCTGGCCCTGTTCGCGCCGGGTACTGTCGTATGGCAGTCGGTCCGCGGCGATGACAGCCTGCGCCATGTGCGGCAGACGCAGCCGGGAGCGGCGAAACTGGCGCTCAATCCGGGTAATTCACCGCAGTCGTTTATCGACAAGATCGTGGAGAGTCCGGCCAGGATCGACGAAGTCTTCCGCGACGTCCGCATCGATACCGACGGCGATATCGCGTCAGTGACGTTTGATTTCAGCTTCCAGCGCGACGGAGTGGAGATCAATCGTGGCCGCGAGGCCTGGCAACTGGTTCACACGGATGCCGGCTGGCGGATCATCGCGGTCATCTGGTCGACCCAGCTGCCGGCGGGGCCTGCGGGCAGCTGA
- a CDS encoding TonB-dependent receptor has protein sequence MSKRLLPVRRAALSLAIALYGTSLSALAQPALDAATTLDEVTVLGIPPSYGAPVTATATKTETPVQDVPQAVAIVTEELIDDQAMKGMADVVRYVPGVQMAQGEGHRDAPILRGSASTADFFVNGVRDDVQYFRDLYNIERVDVLKGPSGVIFGRGNSGGLINRITKQADGTGRRELTLTLGDRDNRRMTFDHDQSLGDAAAFRITGLYENSESYRAFNQVDRRAINPTATFDVSDRTAVAAGYEHFEDERVVDRGVPSLHGKPLRTGASTYFGKPDSSHATTRVDAVTTTVTHQLGNGARLVNQTRYADYAKFYQNLVPGAVNTTTNQVAISGYSNRTARDNLLNQTDLMFTVQTGPVEHHLLAGVELNRQVTDNHRRTAYFPNAGANATSVFVALPETIYQGPVKFRQSASDADNHSVATTAAVYLQDQLTISPNWQAIVGMRQDRFAVDLFNRRNGSTITRTDHLTSPRAGLIYKPAESVSLYASYSLAYVPRAGEQLASLTPTNRTLDPEQFANRELGAKWAISEHLLTTAAAYQLDRTNVAVTDPNHPGQLILTDGQRVRGLELSIAGHVTAAWQLIAGYAHQASQVRTPGNQNGNQLGQVPEHTFSLWNRYDISEKWGLGLGTIYSDPVFVATDNTVKLPGFVRFDAAIYCTLDPQVRLQVNVENLFDRRYYASAHSNNNILPGSPRAIRLGATFRF, from the coding sequence ATGTCTAAACGCCTCCTGCCGGTCCGCCGGGCCGCGCTGTCGCTCGCCATTGCCCTGTATGGAACGAGCCTTTCCGCCCTCGCCCAACCCGCGCTCGACGCTGCCACGACCTTGGATGAGGTCACCGTCCTGGGCATTCCGCCCTCGTACGGGGCCCCGGTCACCGCCACGGCCACCAAGACCGAAACGCCGGTGCAGGACGTCCCGCAGGCCGTCGCCATCGTCACCGAAGAGCTGATCGACGACCAGGCCATGAAAGGCATGGCCGATGTGGTGCGCTACGTGCCCGGCGTACAGATGGCGCAGGGCGAAGGACACCGCGATGCGCCAATCCTGCGCGGCAGCGCCAGCACCGCCGACTTCTTCGTCAACGGCGTTCGCGACGACGTGCAGTATTTCCGCGATCTCTACAACATCGAGCGGGTGGACGTCCTCAAGGGCCCCAGCGGCGTGATCTTCGGACGCGGCAACTCCGGCGGCCTGATCAACCGCATCACCAAGCAAGCCGATGGCACGGGCCGGCGCGAGCTGACGCTCACGCTGGGCGACCGGGACAACCGTCGCATGACCTTCGACCACGACCAGTCCCTGGGCGACGCCGCCGCCTTCCGCATCACCGGCCTCTACGAGAATTCGGAAAGCTACCGGGCTTTCAACCAGGTCGACCGCCGGGCGATCAACCCGACGGCGACCTTTGATGTCTCCGACCGTACCGCCGTTGCCGCCGGCTACGAGCACTTCGAGGACGAGCGCGTGGTGGACCGTGGCGTTCCCTCGTTGCACGGAAAGCCGCTGCGCACGGGTGCTTCCACCTACTTCGGCAAGCCAGACAGCAGCCATGCCACGACGCGCGTCGACGCGGTAACGACCACCGTCACTCACCAGCTGGGCAACGGCGCCAGGCTGGTCAACCAGACCCGCTATGCCGACTACGCGAAGTTCTACCAGAACCTCGTGCCCGGCGCAGTCAACACCACGACAAACCAGGTGGCGATCTCGGGCTATAGCAACCGCACTGCACGCGACAACCTGTTGAACCAGACCGACCTGATGTTCACGGTGCAAACCGGCCCGGTCGAGCATCACCTGCTGGCCGGCGTGGAACTCAACCGGCAAGTCACCGACAACCACCGGCGCACCGCCTATTTTCCGAATGCAGGTGCAAATGCGACTTCTGTATTTGTCGCACTGCCCGAAACGATCTACCAGGGCCCGGTCAAATTCCGCCAGAGCGCGAGCGACGCCGATAACCACAGCGTCGCAACGACCGCCGCCGTGTACCTGCAGGACCAGTTGACCATTTCGCCAAACTGGCAGGCGATTGTGGGCATGCGCCAGGATCGCTTCGCCGTGGATCTTTTCAATCGCCGCAATGGCAGCACGATCACCCGCACGGATCACCTGACCTCACCCCGCGCCGGGCTTATCTACAAGCCGGCAGAATCCGTGTCGCTGTACGCCAGCTATTCACTGGCCTACGTTCCCCGGGCCGGTGAGCAGCTGGCTTCGCTCACCCCGACCAATCGCACGCTCGATCCAGAGCAATTCGCCAATCGCGAGCTTGGCGCCAAGTGGGCCATCAGCGAACACCTCCTGACTACTGCCGCTGCGTATCAGCTGGATCGCACGAATGTGGCGGTAACTGATCCGAACCATCCCGGCCAGTTGATCCTTACCGACGGACAGCGCGTTCGCGGCCTGGAACTGTCCATCGCGGGCCACGTGACAGCAGCCTGGCAACTCATTGCGGGTTACGCGCACCAGGCAAGCCAGGTCCGCACGCCCGGCAACCAGAACGGCAATCAGCTCGGACAGGTTCCAGAGCACACATTTTCACTCTGGAACCGCTATGACATCTCTGAAAAATGGGGTTTGGGACTGGGCACGATCTACAGCGATCCAGTTTTTGTTGCCACCGATAACACGGTCAAACTGCCAGGCTTCGTCCGCTTCGATGCGGCGATCTACTGCACCCTCGACCCGCAGGTACGGTTGCAGGTGAATGTCGAAAACCTTTTCGACAGGCGCTACTACGCGTCCGCCCACAGCAACAACAACATCCTGCCGGGATCGCCACGCGCTATTCGCCTGGGCGCCACTTTTCGATTCTAG
- the ybaL gene encoding YbaL family putative K(+) efflux transporter codes for MDHGVPLIATLATALGAALLLGLLAVRVRLPAIVGYLVAGILIGPYTPGMVADAAIAAELAEIGVMLLMFGVGLHFSLGDLISVRKIALPGAILQIAAATALGAVVAHGWGWSWTASIVFGLALSVASTVVLLRALESHGTLDSMNGRIAVGWLVVEDLAMVLVLVLLPPLAGSVAPENEAAARNVWTALGVTLLYVSAFITLMLVVGRKVFPRLLWQVSRTGSRELFTLCVIAVAVGIAFAAAKLFGVSFALGAFFAGTVLRESKLSHRAAEETLPLRDAFAVIFFVSVGMLFDPHILVQEPLKVVTVAGIIMLGKSVAAALLVILLRYPLNTALTVSASLAQIGEFSFILAGLGVSLKVLPVEGQNLILAGALISIALNPVLFAAVEPFQRWIREKSDVARRLEQPADPMAELPMTTDAKYLGGHVVLIGYGRVGRRIADRLLENTIPFVVAEQNREHVEQLRERGLAAVSGDAVEPLVLVQAHIARARMLVVAIPETFDVRQIVANAKQLNPDIVTLVRTHNEEEAELLTREQVGDIYLAEAELAKAMGHQVLAHYGVSQ; via the coding sequence ATGGACCACGGCGTACCGCTGATCGCAACACTGGCCACTGCTTTGGGTGCTGCGCTGCTGCTCGGGCTTCTCGCCGTAAGGGTTCGTCTACCGGCCATCGTCGGTTACCTGGTCGCCGGCATCCTGATTGGTCCGTATACGCCGGGCATGGTGGCCGACGCCGCAATTGCCGCCGAGCTCGCCGAAATCGGGGTGATGCTGCTGATGTTCGGCGTGGGCCTGCATTTTTCGCTCGGTGACCTGATCTCGGTCCGCAAGATTGCCCTGCCCGGCGCCATTCTTCAGATCGCAGCCGCCACCGCACTCGGCGCCGTCGTGGCGCATGGCTGGGGTTGGTCGTGGACCGCTTCCATCGTGTTCGGCCTCGCCCTGTCCGTCGCCAGCACCGTCGTGCTGCTGCGCGCCCTGGAATCCCACGGCACGCTCGACTCGATGAACGGCCGCATCGCCGTCGGTTGGCTGGTCGTCGAAGACCTCGCCATGGTGCTGGTGCTCGTGCTGCTGCCGCCCCTCGCCGGTTCCGTCGCGCCCGAGAACGAAGCCGCCGCGCGCAATGTCTGGACGGCCCTCGGCGTCACCCTGCTCTATGTCAGCGCCTTCATCACACTGATGCTGGTGGTCGGTCGGAAAGTCTTCCCGCGCCTGCTCTGGCAAGTGTCGCGCACAGGTTCACGCGAGCTGTTCACGCTGTGCGTCATCGCGGTGGCGGTCGGTATCGCGTTCGCCGCGGCCAAGCTGTTCGGCGTGTCGTTCGCCCTCGGCGCGTTCTTCGCCGGCACGGTGTTGCGCGAATCCAAGCTCAGTCACCGCGCTGCCGAAGAAACCCTGCCACTGCGCGATGCCTTTGCCGTCATCTTTTTTGTATCGGTCGGCATGCTCTTCGATCCGCATATCCTGGTGCAGGAGCCGCTGAAAGTCGTCACGGTCGCCGGCATCATCATGCTGGGGAAGTCCGTCGCTGCCGCATTGCTGGTGATCCTGCTGCGCTATCCCTTGAATACCGCGCTCACCGTATCGGCCAGCCTGGCGCAGATCGGCGAATTCTCCTTCATCCTGGCGGGACTGGGCGTCAGTCTCAAAGTGCTGCCGGTCGAGGGCCAAAACCTGATTCTCGCCGGGGCACTGATCTCCATCGCGCTCAATCCCGTCCTTTTCGCCGCGGTCGAGCCCTTCCAGCGCTGGATCCGTGAAAAGTCCGACGTTGCCCGGCGCCTGGAACAGCCAGCCGACCCGATGGCCGAGCTGCCGATGACGACCGACGCGAAATACCTCGGTGGCCACGTGGTCCTGATCGGCTATGGCCGCGTCGGCCGACGCATCGCCGATCGTCTGCTCGAAAACACCATTCCGTTCGTGGTCGCCGAACAGAACCGCGAACACGTCGAGCAACTGCGCGAGCGCGGGCTCGCGGCCGTCTCGGGCGACGCCGTCGAGCCGCTGGTGCTGGTCCAGGCGCATATCGCCCGCGCGCGCATGCTGGTAGTGGCCATCCCCGAGACCTTCGACGTGCGCCAGATCGTGGCCAACGCCAAACAGCTCAATCCGGATATCGTCACCCTGGTGCGCACACACAACGAGGAAGAAGCCGAACTGCTCACCCGGGAACAGGTCGGCGACATCTACCTTGCGGAAGCGGAACTGGCCAAGGCCATGGGCCACCAGGTCCTGGCGCACTATGGCGTGAGCCAGTAG
- a CDS encoding DUF2608 domain-containing protein has product MRRIALLLPLVLAACQHAPERSADEVVLRAMAIPANDAPAAEGVISLGPSSRYIETRNLTDVADVIRPLPPATTLVVFDIDDTLLSTAYLAGKSGSREFFGSDAWYNWQRDLPDGDPHKQACRFAFLGMNFEGEVGEPTVHAAKAVASVTLDKLILTSRSPDYRGGTERELKLSEVPFPAPITTEPALTVYFNKTPMTYSNGILMTRGADKGKALEALLKSAQRPYTDVVLVDDGWKNILDMSDASAAAGRQFHGVLYNGVKRDINAGVVDREQWKKYTLSDDQKQQAQAAWDSWMQRFAQLYPERASRLTAAGECK; this is encoded by the coding sequence ATGCGTCGGATCGCCCTGCTGCTGCCTCTTGTTCTCGCTGCCTGTCAACACGCCCCGGAGCGCTCCGCGGACGAGGTGGTGCTACGCGCGATGGCTATTCCGGCCAACGACGCGCCGGCGGCTGAAGGCGTGATCTCGCTGGGCCCGTCCAGCCGGTATATCGAGACCCGTAACCTGACGGACGTGGCGGATGTCATCCGCCCGCTGCCGCCGGCAACGACGCTGGTGGTCTTTGATATTGACGACACGCTGCTATCGACGGCGTACCTGGCGGGGAAGTCCGGGTCGCGCGAGTTCTTCGGCAGCGATGCCTGGTACAACTGGCAGCGCGACCTGCCCGATGGCGACCCGCACAAGCAGGCCTGTCGCTTTGCCTTTCTGGGCATGAATTTCGAGGGGGAGGTGGGTGAGCCCACGGTGCACGCGGCGAAGGCGGTCGCGTCCGTGACGCTGGATAAGCTCATCCTGACGTCGCGCAGCCCCGACTACCGCGGCGGCACGGAGCGCGAACTCAAGCTTTCCGAAGTGCCGTTTCCAGCGCCGATCACCACCGAACCGGCGCTGACGGTGTACTTCAACAAGACGCCCATGACCTATTCAAACGGCATCCTGATGACGCGTGGCGCAGACAAGGGCAAGGCCCTGGAGGCGCTGCTCAAGTCAGCGCAGCGCCCGTACACCGACGTGGTGCTGGTCGATGACGGCTGGAAGAACATCCTGGACATGAGCGATGCCAGTGCGGCCGCCGGCCGCCAGTTCCACGGCGTGCTCTATAACGGGGTGAAGCGCGATATCAATGCCGGCGTGGTGGACCGGGAGCAGTGGAAGAAATACACGCTGTCGGATGATCAGAAGCAGCAGGCACAGGCGGCGTGGGACAGCTGGATGCAACGTTTCGCGCAGCTGTACCCGGAGCGCGCCAGCCGCCTTACCGCCGCCGGCGAATGTAAATAG
- a CDS encoding class I SAM-dependent methyltransferase, whose product MWRAGREPYRVTEGTRYLFEDASFDAIRTITVYAHIPHWQEAMLEIKRLLKPGGVVYFAPAWQCRTWVAMQ is encoded by the coding sequence TTGTGGCGTGCCGGCAGAGAACCGTACCGGGTTACCGAAGGTACACGCTATCTGTTCGAAGACGCCTCGTTCGATGCGATCCGGACGATCACCGTCTACGCGCATATCCCGCATTGGCAGGAGGCGATGCTGGAGATCAAGCGGCTGCTCAAACCCGGCGGCGTCGTGTACTTCGCGCCGGCCTGGCAGTGCCGGACCTGGGTAGCTATGCAGTAA
- a CDS encoding TonB-dependent receptor domain-containing protein, whose translation MHSRTLARSIQLVLAGIVAGTITAPVVAQTQTPDGETNRLEPVVVTGSRIKRVDMETSQPVLTLERIDLERTGLTSVYDVLSELTTNGASYGLQVNSANTSGSSTVDLRGCGANRTLVLVNGRRWVAELDGSVDLSTVPFAAIERVEVLKDGASSIYGADAICGVVNITLRDTFDGAQATVYVGEYDKGDGRRESYDATWGGSNETTSLLINLAHTHQESVMDGDREISFAPLYGFPPNTSFPGRASPTNPYGSFNVPGRGLLTLDRSATGCRPNQPCAPSVGLSDFRPYDNRTDGYNFAPENYLLQPQDTQSVFGAVRHQLTDNIRLRADMLYNERTSQARLAAQPLTGVRLDANSIYNPFGVTLTGVAFRPTINPRTYNVDQDTVRYSVGLDGQFDLWDRGFYWDVNYGYADNQLVQIKRGFFHSALFAQATGPSFIEAGVARCGTPDAPIAGCVPFNLAGGQAGLTPEMFSAVTVAPRNVTYQESNNATANISGEILELPGGMLSFAAGLEYRKEAGYFDPDPLTQSGQVLGDVPATPTRGSYDLTEAYLELAVPLLRDVPFAKSLELSLATRHSDYSNFGTTNNPKAGLRWQVVDDLMFRGSYSEGFRAPSISELFAGQATGYPNAMDPCSSGSSIFQESADVRARCAAAGVPTDYDQSAAQVRYTSGGNPNLEPETARTRTLGFVYSPGYVEGLSVMLDWYRLQIANNIGSLGAQSILDDCYIGNVTERCALITRDLAGTEFGNPGEIRQVLGINRNFDAGLEVEGYDFTIDYRFATGVGDFQLNWDNAYIAYYGDLNQPARGERNGDDAPSSGNQVGTQFNNSAAGSLWRLQSRLSATWSRDSWTATLGATYTSAVQENCNGVANTAANLGQPELSRLCSNPDRVINIYEGTGESISSRPSRQAENTLDATWYFDAQGSWKTPWNGRITAGIRNLFDKDPPVCFSCFANNFESNYRIPGRFYYMSYQQTF comes from the coding sequence ATGCATTCTCGTACGTTGGCGCGTTCGATCCAGCTTGTACTCGCCGGGATCGTCGCGGGCACCATCACGGCGCCGGTGGTGGCGCAGACGCAGACCCCGGACGGGGAGACGAACCGACTGGAACCCGTCGTGGTGACGGGCTCGCGCATCAAGCGCGTGGATATGGAAACCTCGCAGCCGGTGTTGACCCTCGAGCGCATTGATCTCGAGCGCACCGGCCTGACCTCCGTCTATGACGTGCTGAGCGAACTGACCACCAACGGAGCCTCATACGGTTTGCAGGTGAACAGCGCAAACACCAGTGGCTCAAGCACGGTAGACCTGCGCGGTTGCGGCGCCAATCGCACGCTGGTGCTGGTCAACGGCCGCCGCTGGGTGGCGGAACTGGATGGCAGCGTCGACCTGAGCACCGTGCCGTTCGCTGCGATCGAACGCGTGGAAGTGCTCAAGGACGGCGCCTCATCCATCTACGGTGCGGATGCGATCTGCGGCGTGGTCAACATCACGTTGCGCGACACCTTCGACGGCGCGCAGGCCACGGTCTATGTCGGCGAGTACGACAAGGGCGACGGTCGCCGCGAGTCCTACGATGCCACCTGGGGTGGCAGCAATGAAACCACGTCGCTCCTGATCAACCTGGCGCATACGCACCAGGAATCGGTGATGGACGGCGACCGCGAGATCTCCTTTGCACCGCTGTACGGATTCCCGCCGAACACTTCGTTCCCGGGCCGGGCCAGCCCCACGAACCCTTACGGTTCATTCAATGTGCCGGGCCGCGGGCTGTTGACACTCGATCGCTCGGCGACAGGCTGTCGACCGAACCAGCCCTGCGCGCCCTCCGTCGGCCTTTCCGATTTTCGCCCGTACGACAACCGCACCGACGGCTACAACTTCGCACCGGAAAACTACCTGCTGCAGCCCCAGGACACGCAGTCCGTGTTCGGTGCCGTGCGTCACCAGCTGACGGACAACATCCGCCTGCGCGCTGACATGCTCTACAACGAACGCACCAGCCAGGCGCGCCTGGCCGCGCAGCCGTTGACGGGCGTTCGCCTTGACGCCAACAGCATCTACAACCCGTTCGGCGTCACGCTGACGGGCGTGGCGTTCCGCCCGACGATCAATCCGCGTACCTATAACGTCGACCAGGATACGGTGCGCTACAGCGTCGGCCTCGACGGCCAGTTCGACCTCTGGGACCGGGGTTTCTACTGGGATGTGAACTATGGCTACGCCGACAACCAGCTGGTGCAGATCAAGCGCGGGTTCTTCCACAGCGCCCTGTTCGCCCAGGCGACCGGCCCCTCCTTCATCGAAGCGGGCGTGGCCCGTTGCGGTACGCCGGATGCGCCGATCGCCGGTTGCGTGCCCTTCAACCTCGCCGGCGGCCAGGCGGGGCTTACGCCCGAGATGTTCTCGGCTGTGACGGTGGCGCCACGCAATGTCACGTACCAGGAATCCAACAACGCGACCGCGAATATCAGCGGCGAAATCCTGGAATTGCCGGGCGGCATGCTTTCGTTCGCGGCCGGCCTCGAATATCGCAAGGAAGCCGGCTATTTCGACCCGGATCCGCTGACGCAATCGGGCCAGGTGCTGGGTGACGTGCCGGCCACGCCGACGCGGGGCAGTTACGACCTTACGGAAGCGTACCTGGAACTCGCCGTGCCGCTGCTGCGCGACGTGCCCTTTGCCAAGAGCCTGGAACTGTCACTGGCAACCCGCCATTCGGACTACTCCAACTTCGGCACCACGAACAATCCGAAGGCGGGACTGCGCTGGCAGGTCGTCGATGACCTGATGTTCCGCGGCAGCTATTCCGAAGGCTTCCGCGCTCCGTCGATCAGCGAGCTGTTCGCCGGCCAGGCCACCGGCTATCCGAATGCGATGGATCCCTGCTCTTCCGGCAGCAGCATCTTCCAGGAAAGCGCCGATGTGCGTGCGCGCTGTGCCGCCGCCGGCGTTCCGACGGACTACGACCAGTCGGCCGCGCAGGTGCGCTACACCTCGGGTGGCAACCCCAACCTGGAACCGGAAACGGCCCGCACGCGAACCTTGGGCTTTGTCTACAGCCCCGGTTACGTGGAAGGCCTGAGCGTGATGCTCGACTGGTACCGTCTGCAGATTGCCAACAACATCGGCTCGCTCGGCGCGCAGAGCATCCTGGATGATTGCTACATCGGCAACGTCACCGAGCGTTGTGCGCTGATCACGCGCGACCTCGCCGGCACGGAGTTCGGCAATCCGGGCGAAATCCGCCAGGTGCTGGGCATCAACCGCAATTTCGACGCGGGTCTGGAGGTCGAGGGCTACGATTTCACCATCGACTACCGCTTCGCCACCGGAGTCGGCGATTTCCAGCTCAACTGGGACAACGCCTACATCGCCTACTACGGTGACCTGAACCAGCCGGCGCGCGGTGAGCGCAATGGCGATGATGCGCCCTCCTCCGGCAACCAGGTCGGCACGCAGTTCAACAACTCGGCGGCCGGCTCGCTGTGGCGGCTGCAATCGCGCCTCTCCGCCACCTGGTCGCGCGACAGTTGGACCGCAACGCTCGGCGCCACCTACACCTCAGCCGTGCAGGAGAACTGCAACGGCGTGGCAAACACGGCGGCAAACCTGGGCCAACCCGAGCTGAGCCGCTTGTGCAGTAACCCGGATCGCGTGATCAATATCTACGAGGGCACCGGCGAGAGCATCAGCAGCCGTCCGTCCCGCCAGGCGGAGAACACCCTGGATGCCACGTGGTATTTCGATGCCCAGGGCAGCTGGAAGACGCCGTGGAACGGCCGCATCACTGCGGGTATCCGCAACCTCTTCGACAAGGATCCGCCGGTCTGCTTCTCGTGCTTTGCGAACAACTTCGAATCCAACTACCGGATTCCGGGGCGGTTCTACTACATGAGCTACCAGCAGACGTTCTGA
- a CDS encoding pirin family protein encodes MNEASERFTTRDAVVGDNLPIRRAIPQPRRRMIGAWCFLDHAGPVTLTSGPGMRVGPHPHIGLQTFTWPLEGELLHRDSLGTEQLIVPGQVNLMTAGQGIAHSEESPASRSGRLHLAQLWIALPDAQRNMPPQFAHYPQLPVLGRDAFRITVLAGEAFDARSPVGVFSPLLGLDIAASGPAHTVLPLDLSFEHGLLVLDGAVLVDDEPLLPGTLLYLPPGAAYVAITSNAPARLLLLGGLPFEEPVLLWWNFVARSRDEIAQATDDWNSGLRFGAVHGFDGPRLTAPEVPALTVRRT; translated from the coding sequence ATGAACGAGGCCAGCGAACGCTTCACCACGCGCGACGCCGTCGTCGGTGACAATCTGCCGATTCGCCGTGCCATTCCGCAGCCGCGGCGCCGCATGATCGGCGCCTGGTGCTTCCTCGATCACGCCGGCCCGGTGACCCTGACGTCAGGGCCTGGCATGCGGGTGGGGCCGCACCCGCACATCGGCCTGCAGACGTTCACCTGGCCGCTGGAAGGCGAGCTTCTCCACCGTGACAGCCTGGGCACCGAGCAGCTGATCGTGCCGGGACAGGTGAACCTGATGACGGCCGGGCAGGGTATCGCCCATTCGGAAGAATCACCCGCGTCGCGCTCCGGTCGCCTCCACCTGGCACAGCTATGGATCGCGCTACCCGATGCGCAGCGCAACATGCCGCCGCAGTTCGCCCACTATCCCCAGTTGCCTGTCCTTGGCCGCGATGCCTTTCGCATCACGGTACTTGCCGGGGAGGCGTTCGACGCCCGGTCGCCCGTTGGCGTTTTCTCGCCGCTGCTGGGGCTCGACATCGCCGCTTCCGGGCCGGCACACACGGTGCTGCCGTTGGACTTGTCCTTCGAGCACGGCCTGCTGGTGCTCGATGGCGCGGTGCTGGTCGACGACGAACCATTGCTGCCGGGAACACTGCTGTACCTTCCGCCGGGCGCAGCGTACGTCGCGATCACCAGCAACGCACCTGCACGCCTGTTGCTGCTGGGTGGATTGCCCTTCGAAGAACCGGTGCTGTTGTGGTGGAACTTCGTCGCGCGCAGTCGCGATGAAATCGCTCAGGCTACCGATGACTGGAACAGCGGCCTGCGTTTTGGCGCCGTGCACGGGTTCGATGGGCCGCGCCTGACTGCACCCGAAGTACCCGCGTTGACCGTGCGTCGCACCTGA